In Pyricularia oryzae 70-15 chromosome 2, whole genome shotgun sequence, one genomic interval encodes:
- a CDS encoding nucleolar protein 12: MPKKSLFGTSAIDPTLDALFASSSGPVQPSKKPRYIEPVSQDEESGDDDLEESENQVDDEQLSELDEYMDSDASIGEDSGEGGEEDDNENEEADSSEPAAKAAAASKLLDSSENNRKRKRKQADAHDDLETKYFQKVAAEEDEEKNRSKRSKKERNESTKDSADAPGGLIHESLLPDNEKTELDKAGRTVFLSNVSTEAITSKSAKKQLMAHLASVLDKEAKPPQTIESLRFRSVPVATAAMPKRAAVITEAVMDATTKSANAYVVYSDAAGARAAVTKLNGTMVLDRHLRTDSVAHPAPVDHRRCVFVGNLGFVDDETVVNVTVDEDGKQKEEKRKRTKVPMDVEEGLWRTFGKSAGKVENVRVVRDGVTRVGKGIAYVQFYDANSVEAALLLDGKKFPPLLPRALRVTRCKAPHKTARAMERATQSKASALANAGKPKSTKYVRKVTVEEKTGAGRAGKLLGRSAAARLGGFNKPRFGKGKAANAAPVDSDFKSPEEIIFEGHRASVKEGKPKDLKFKGSKVKKSKRPVSGNQKRRATRAANWKSKGST, translated from the exons ATGCCAAAAAA ATCCCTTTTCGGCACGTCCGCCATCGACCCCACTCTCGATGCTTTATTCGCATCAAGT TCTGGTCCTGTTCAACCGTCAAAGAAGCCAAGATATATTGAACCGGTGTCGCAAGATGAGGAGTCTGGTGATGATGACCTTGAAGAGAGTGAAAATCAGGTTGATGATGAGCAATTGAGCGAGCTTGATGAATACATGGATTCAGATGCTTCGATCGGAGAAGACTCGGGCGAAGGGGGGGAGGAAGATGATAACGAGAACGAGGAAGCAGACAGCTCAGAGCCAGCTGCAAAGGCGGCGGCTGCGTCTAAACTACTGGACAGCTCAGAAAACaacaggaaaagaaaaaggaaacaggCCGACGCGCACGATGACCTGGAGACCAAGTACTTTCAGAAAGTTGccgccgaggaggacgaggagaagAACCGGAGCAAGCGCTCCAAGAAGGAGCGCAATGAGAGCACCAAAGACAGTGCGGACGCGCCTGGTGGTCTGATTCACGAGTCTCTGCTCCCGGATAACGAGAAGACCGAGCTGGACAAGGCGGGAAGGACAGTTTTCCTTTCAAACgttagcacggaagctatcACATCCAAGTCGGCGAAGAAACAGCTTATGGCTCATCTCGCCTCAGTCCTGGACAAGGAGGCTAAGCCGCCCCAGACTATTGAGTCACTGCGCTTCCGCTCCGTCCCAGTCGCGACTGCCGCCATGCCGAAGCGGGCCGCTGTCATTACCGAAGCCGTCATGGACGCCACGACCAAGTCCGCCAATGCCTACGTCGTTTACTCGGACGCTGCTGGCGCTCGCGCGGCGGTGACCAAGCTGAACGGCACCATGGTGCTTGATAGGCATCTGAGGACCGATAGCGTTGCGCATCCAGCCCCTGTCGATCACCGGAGGTGCGTCTTTGTCGGGAATCTCGGGTTTGTGGACGATGAGACCGTGGTGAACGTTACGGTTGATGAGGACGGCAAACAGAAGGAAGAGAAGCGCAAGCGGACCAAGGTTCCGATGGACGTCGAGGAAGGTCTTTGGCGCACGTTCGGCAAGTCTGCCGGCAAGGTGGAAAATGTACGGGTTGTACGTGACGGTGTAACGCGAGTGGGCAAGGGCATTGCTTATGTGCAGTTCTACGATGCCAACTCGGTTGAGGCGGCTCTCCTTCTCGACGGCAAGAAGTTCCCGCCACTGCTTCCACGTGCCCTGCGCGTAACCAGGTGTAAGGCGCCGCACAAGACGGCCCGCGCTATGGAGCGTGCGACACAGTCAAAAGCATCAGCGCTCGCGAATGCAGGCAAgccaaaaagcacaaagtaTGTGAGGAAGGTTACGGTTGAGGAAAAGACTGGGGCCGGCAGAGCCGGCAAGCTCCTTGGTCGTTCTGCAGCTGCACGTCTCGGTGGCTTTAATAAGCCACGTtttggcaagggcaaggcggCGAACGCTGCCCCAGTCGACTCGGACTTCAAGTCTCCCGAGGAAATCATCTTTGAAGGGCACCGCGCCAGTGTcaaggaaggaaaaccaaAGGATTTGAAGTTCAAGGGGAGCAAAGTCAAGAAATCAAAGAGACCAGTCTCGGGGAACCAAAAGAGGCGCGCCACAAGAGCTGCTAACTGGAAGTCAAAGGGATCGACATGA
- a CDS encoding tubulin alpha chain, with amino-acid sequence MKGEVLHLHLGQAGTQLGNSAWELYLLEHGLGQDGRPDPNIKDVADGGSYETFFTETSNGKYVPRSLFVDLDPSPIDEIRTGSYRSLFHPELLISGKEDAANNYARGHYTIGKEMVDNVIERIRRVADNCHSLQGFLIFHSFGGGTGSGFGALLLERLSTEYGKKCKLEFAVYPAPRVSTAVVEPYNAVLSTHSTIENSDCTFLVDNEAVYDICRRNLDIPRPSYEHLNRLIAQVVSSITSSLRFDGALNVDLNEFQTNLVPYPRIHYPLISYAPVISASKSSHESFKIHDLTFQCFEPNNQMVVCDPRNGKYMAVALLYRGDAVPRDTNAAVAALKAKASFNLVEWCPTGFKIGINYQKPVAVPVPDGDGGLASVDRSVSMLSNTTAIAEAWSRLDYKFDLMYSKRAFVHWYVGEGMEEGEFSEAREDLAALEKDYEEVAADSFEPEEGDAEY; translated from the exons ATGAAAGGCGAG GTCCTTCACCTTCACCTCGGCCAGGCTGGTACCCAGCTCGGTAACAGTGCCTGGGAGCT CTACCTTCTCGAGCACGGCCTTGGCCAAGACGGTAGACCTGACCCCAACATCAAGGATGTTGCCGATGGTGGCTCGTACGAGACGTTCTTCACCGAAACTAGCAATGGCAAATACGTCCCGCGTTCGCTCTTTGTCGATTTAGACCCTTCGCCCATCGATGAGATCAGGACTGGTAGCTACCGTTCGCTCTTCCACCCCGAGCTGCTGATCAGCGGAAAGGAGGATGCCGCCAACAACTACGCTCGTGGCCACTACACTATCGGCAAGGAGATGGTCGACAACGTCATTGAGCGCATCCGCCGCGTTGCTG ACAACTGCCATTCCCTTCAGGGTTTCTTGATCTTCCACTCTTTTGGCGGTGGTACCGGTTCCGGTTTCGGTGCTCTGCTCCTCGAGAGGCTATCGACCGAGTACGGCAAGAAGTGCAAGCTTGAGTTCGCCGTATACCCTGCCCCCCGAGTCTCTACAGCAGTTGTCGAGCCCTACAACGCCGTGCTTTCGACGCACAGCACCATCGAGAACTCCGACTGTACATTCCTCGTCGACAACGAGGCTGTCTACGACATCTGCCGGAGGAACCTCGATATTCCCCGCCCGAGCTACGAGCACCTGAACCGTCTCATCGCCCAGGTCGTCAGCTCCATCACCTCGTCTCTGCGATTCGACGGTGCCCTCAACGTCGATCTGAACGAGTTCCAGACCAACCTTGTGCCCTACCCCCGTATCCACTACCCCCTGATCAGCTACGCCCCCGTCATCTCTGCTTCCAAGAGCTCACACGAGAGCTTTAAGATCCACGATCTTACCTTCCAGT GCTTCGAGCCTAACAACCAGATGGTTGTTTGCGACCCCAGGAACGGCAAGTACATGGCTGTTGCTCTGCTGTACCGTGGTGACGCTGTGCCCCGTGACACCAACGCCGCTGTGGCTGCCCTCAAGGCCAAGGCATCGTTCAACCTGGTCGAATGGTGCCCTACCGGTTTCAAGATCGGCATCAATTACCAAAAGCCGGTCGCCGTTCCCGTTCCCGATGGTGACGGTGGTCTTGCCTCTGTGGACCGCTCCGTCTCCATGTTGTCCAACACCACTGCTATCGCCGAGGCCTGGTCGCGTTTGGACTACAAGTTCGACCTTATGTACAGCAAGCGCGCCTTCGTGCACTGGTATGTCGGTGAGGGTATGGAGGAGGGTGAGTTCAGCGAGGCTCGTGAGGATCTCGCGGCTCTCGAGAAGGATTACGAGGAGGTTGCCGCCGATTCGTTCGAGCCAGAGGAGGGTGATGCCGAGTACTAG